In Kutzneria kofuensis, the DNA window GCGCTGCGGGTCGGCACGCCGATCCAGCGGTTCTGGCGGGACGCCCACGCCGGCCGTGTGCACGCCATCAACGACCCCGAGCGCGCGCTGGCCATGTTCGGCAACGGCGAGTTCGGCATCCCGGTGCAGGACGCCATGCTATGACGTACACCGAGAAGTGTCAGATCCGGCTCCACTTCCACGAGGCCGGCGCCGGCAAACCGTTGGTGCTGCTGCACGGCGGCGGACCGGGCGCGTCGGCGTGGAGCAACTTCGGCCGCAACATCCCGGTGTTCGCCAAGCACTTCCGGGTGATCGCGCCGGACCAGCCCGGCTTCGGGCTGTCCGACAAGCCGACCGAGCACGGCCAGTACTTCACGCACAGCGCCGACGCCCTGAAGGCCCTGCTGGACGAACTCGGGGTCGACAAGGCCGATCTGCTGGGGAATTCCCTCGGAGGCGGCACGGCCGTGCGGTTCGCGCTGAAGTACCCCGACCGCGCCGGCCGGCTGGTGCTGATGGCTCCGGGCGGCCTCGGTCTCAACGTCTTCGCGCCGGACCCGACCGAAGGCGTGAAACGGCTGGGGGCCTTCGGCGCGTCGCCGACGCGTGACGCGCTCAAGGCGTTCCTCAAGACCCTCGTCTTCGACCAGAAGATGATCACCGACGAGCTGGTGGACGAGCGCTTCGAGTACGCCAAGCAGCCGGAGTCGCTGAAGGCCATGGCCGCCATGGGCGCCTCCTTCTCCCGGCCGGACACCTTCGAGGAAGGCATGCTCTGGCGCGAGGCGCACCGGCTCCGGCAGCGGGTGCTGCTGGTCTGGGGCCGTGAGGACCGGGTCAACCCGCTGGACGGGGCACTGGTGGCGCTGAAGCTGATCCGCCGCGCCCAGCTGCACGTGTTCGGCGGCTGCGGGCACTGGGCGCAGCTGGAGAAGTTCGACGAGTTCAACCGGCTCGCCATCGACTTCCTGAGCGAGGACTGAGATGGGCATCAGGTCATTGGGCTACCTGCGGATCGAGGCCACGGACGTGCCGGCGTGGCGCGAGTACGGCCTCAAGGTGCTGGGCATGGTGGAGGGCAGGGGCAGCGATCCCGAGGCCCTCTACCTGCGCATGGACGACTTCCCGGCGCGCCTGGTGATCTTCCCCGGTGAGCGGGACCGGCTCGCCCAGGCCGGCTGGGAGGTGGCGAACGAGGGCGAGCTGGCCGAGGTCGCCGCGGCGCTGGACGCCGCGGGCGTGGCGGTGGAGAAGGCCAGCGACGCCGATCTCGCCGACCGCAAGGTGGCCGGGCTGATCCGCTTCGACGACCCGTCCGGCAACACGCTGGAGGTCTTCCACGGCGCCGCGCTGCAACACCGGCGCGTGGTCAGCCCGTACGGGCACACCTTCGTGACGGGCGAGCAGGGCCTGGGGCACGTGGTGCTGAGCACCCGTGACGACGAGGAGGCGCTGCACTTCTACCGGGACGTGCTCGGCTTCAAGCTCCGTGACTCGATGCGGCTGCCGCCGCAGCTGGTCGGCCGCCCGGCCGACGGCCCGCCGGCGTGGCTGCGGTTCTTCGGCTGCAACCCGCGCCACCACAGCCTGGCGTTCCTGCCGATGCCGACGCCGAGCGGCATCGTGCACCTGATGATCGAGGTCGGCAACGCCGACGACGTGGGCCTGGCGATGGACCGGGCGGCGCGGCGCAAGGTGCCGATGTCGGCGACGCTGGGCCGGCACGTCAACGACCTGATGCTGTCGTTCTACATGAAGACGCCCGGCGGCTTCGACGTCGAGTTCGGCACCGAGGGCCGGCAGGTCGAGGACGAGACCTGGATCGCGCGGGAGAGCACGGCGGTCAGCCTGTGGGGTCACGACTTCGGCGTGGGCAGCCGGTAGATGGACCGGTTCCGCACGGTACTCGGGCACTTCTGCACCGGTGTGACCGTGGTCACGACCATCGCGGGCGACGTGCCGGTCGGCTTCGCCTGCCAGTCGTTCGCGGCGCTGTCGCTGGACCCGCCGCTGGTGCTGTTCTGCCCGGATCGGCGGTCCGGCACCTGGCCGGCGATCCGGGACTCGGGCGTGTTCTGCGTGAACGTGCTGGCCGAGGACCAGCGCGAGGTCTCCCGGCTGTTCGGCACCCGCGGCGCGGACCGGTTCAGCGGCACCGCGTGGCGGCCGTCGCCGGGCGGCTGCCCGGTGCTGGACGGCGTGCTGACCTGGATCGACTGCAAGGTCGAGGACGTGCACGACGCCGGCGACCATCACATGGTGGTCGGCCGGGTGACCGAGCTGGGCGAATGCCGCGACGGGCAGCCGCTGCTGTTCTACCGGGGCGCCTACGCGGCCACCGACTCCCGCTATCCCGTCGACGGCGAACTGGACAATCTTCTCACCTGGTCACGGAGTGCCGACTGGCTGTAGCGATATATGTGGACGATTTCCCTCCGCTTGGGTACGTTGGTTGTAACAGGCAACTGTGACGACCTGGGGAGTGCGTCCGATGACCGAGATGCTCGAGACAGACCTGCCGTCGTTCCCGATGGCCCGCGAGTGCCCGATGCACCCGCCGGCCGAGTACCGGGAGATCCGCAAGCAGGAACCGGTCAGCCGGGTGCGCATGCCCGACGGCCAGATCGCCTGGCTGGTCACCGGCCACGAGCTGAGCCGCCAGCTGCTGGCCGACCCGCGGGTCAGCTCCGACCGGCTGCACCCGAACTTCCCGCTGGCGCTCACCACCGAGCAGCGCAAGGCGTTCCAGGACAACAACCGGCTCAACTTCCGCCGGTCCATGATCGGCCTGGACGCGCCGCAGCACGGCGTCCACCGCAAGATGCTGATCAGCGAGTTCTCCGTGCGCCGGATCGCGTCGATGCGCCCGCGCATCCAGGAGATCGTCGACCAGTCCATCGACGACCTGCTGGCCGCCGAGCAGCCGGCCGACCTGGTCGAGCACATCTCGCTGGCCGTGCCGTCGCTGGTGATCTGCGAGCTGCTCGGCGTGCCCTACGAGCAGCGGCACGGCTTCCACGAGTGGACCCGCAAGCTGATCAGCCGCACCACGTCCGGCGTCGAGCGCCGCGAGGCCGCCGAGGCGCTCAACGACTTCCTCGACGACCTGGTCACCCGCAAGGAGCAGGGTGAGCCGACGGACGACGTGATCGGCCGGCTCATCGCGCGCAACCGCGAGACCCCGGTGATGACACACGAGGAGATCGTCGGCACCGCGATCCTGCTGCTGATCGCCGGCCACGAGACCACCGCCAACATGATCTCGCTCGGCACCGTGGCGCTGCTGGAGAACCCGGAGCAGAAGGCGCAGATCGTGGCCGACTCGTCGCTGCTGCCCTCGGCCATCGAGGAGATGCTGCGCTACTTCACCATCGTGGAGAGCGCGACGGCCCGCGTGGCCACCGCCGACATCGAGCTCGGCGGCGTGACCATCCGCAAGGACGAGGGCGTCATCGTGTCCGGCCTGGCCGCGGACTGGGACGAGACCGTCTTCGAGCACCCGGACCAGCTGGACTTCACCCGCGGCGCGCGGCACCACGTGGCCTTCGGCTACGGCGTGCACCAGTGCCTCGGGCAGAACCTGGCCCGGCTGGAACTCGAGATCGTCTTCGAGACGTTGTTCCGGCGGGTGCCTACGCTGGCGTTGGCCGTGCCGGCGGCCGATCTGCCGTACAAGGACGACGCCGGCATCTACGGTATCTACCGGGTTCCGGTGCACTTCTGAGGGAAGAGGCAACACCATGCACATCACCGCGGACAGGGAGCGGTGCGTCGGCGCCGGCCAGTGCGTGCTGGCCGCGCCCGCCGTGTTCGACCAGGACGACGACGGCCTGGTCGCGCCGCTGACGCTGGATCCGGGGTCGGGGGAGCAGGAGGCCGTCCGGCAGGCGGTCAACGTGTGCCCATCTGCGGCCATCTGGATCGACAAGGAGTGACCGCTGCCATCGGCCGGCCGGGCTAAATCACCAGGACGTGTCCTGATTACACCCGGCTGGCCGATGGAGTGCCTGCTCTGCGGGGTCGATCTGTGCCTTCGTGTCCGACGACATCAGAGTCCGGGTGCTCGGCCCCGTCGAGATCGCCGGCCCGCACGGGCCCGTCGCGCTGCGGGGCAGGGGGCACCGAACCCTGCTGGCGCGGCTCGCGCTGCGCCCCGGCCAGCCCGTCGCCTCGTCCGCGCTGATCGACGCCCTGTGGGACCACGCGCCGCCGACCGCGCCCAAGACGCTGCGCAGCCACGTCGCCCACATGCGCCGCGACCTGCGCGCCGCCGACGTGCTGAACATGATCGTGACCCGGGATCCCGGGTATCTGCTGCGCATCCCGCCGTTCTCGGTGGACGTCGTGCGCTTCGAGTCGCTGGCTCGCCGCGGGCGTCAGGCGCTGTCCGGCGGTGATCACCGAGCCGCCGCCGACCAGCTGCAGGCCGCGTTGGCGCTGTGGCGTGGGGACGCGCTGGGGGACTGCCGGCAGGGCCAGTGGGTACGGCAGGAGGCGGCGCGGCTGGGGGATGCCCGGTTGGACGCCCAGGAGGACCTGATCGGGGCCGAGCTGGCGCTGGGCCGGCACGGCGAGGTGCTGGGGGAGCTGTCCGGGCTGGTCGTGACCCATCCGTTCCGGGAACGGTTGTGGGAGCTGCTGATGCTGGCGCTGTACCGGTCCGGGCGGCAGGCGGAGGCGCTGGCGGCCTTCCGCCGGGCGCGGTCGACGCTGGTCGAGCAGTTGGGCGTGGAGCCGGGGACCCGGTTGCGGCAGCTGGAGACCGCCATTCTCGCCGAGGAGCCGGTGCAGGAACCTCCGGTGTCCTTGCAGGCCGTCGTCTCCGGCCTGCCGGCGGAGTTGACGAGCTTTGTCGGCCGTGAGGAGGAACTGGCCAAGCTCGGTGGGATGTTCGCCGGCGGGCGGCTGGTGACCTTGGTCGGGACCGGTGGTGTCGGGAAGAGCCGGCTGGCACTGCGGTGTGCGGGTCAGCTGGGGGCGTCCGTGCACGGCGGGGTGCGGTTGGTGGAGCTGGCCGGGCTGCGCGACCGGGCGCTCGTGCCGCATGCCGTGGCCGAGGCGCTCGGCGTGCGGGATCAGTCCGGCCGGCCCCTCGCGGACGTTCTGGTCGACGTGCTGCGGGACCAGGATGTGTTGGTGGTGCTGGACAACTGCGAGCACCTGCTGGACGCCTGCGCCGACTTCGTCTCGGCGTTGCTGCGGGGTTGCCCGCGCCTGTTGATGCTGGTGACGAGCCGTCAGCCGCTGGGCGTCGAGGGTGAGCAGGTGCTGATCGTGCCGCCGATGCCCGTGGAGCACGCGGCGATGCGGCTGTTCGCGGAGCGGGCCCGTGCCGTGGTCGCCGACTTTGCCGTGACGGCCGACAATGTGCGGGTCGTGGAGAGCCTGTGCCGGCTGCTGGACGGCATTCCGCTGGCCATCGAGCTGGCGACCCTGGTGTTGCGGACCCTGTCGCCGGAGCAGATTCTGTCCCGTTTGGACGATCGCTTCGCGCTGCTGAGCGGGGCCCGGCGGGGCGTGATGGCCCGGCACCAGACGATGCGGGCCGCCGTGGAGTGGAGCTTCGAGCTGTGCACGCCGGCGGAACGCCAGTTGTGGAGCCAGTTGTCCGTGTTCGCCGGCAGCTTCGACCTGGAGGCCGTCGAGCAGGTGTGCGACGGTGATTTCGCCCAGGTGGCCCGGCTGGTCGACAAGTCCGTGCTGTCGTCGCGGACCGTCCGAGGTGTCGTGCGATACCGGCTGCTGGAGACGCTGCGGCAGTTCGGCGCGGAGCGACTGCTGGCCGATGGCTGCACGGAGTCGTTGCGGCGTAAGCATCTCGTCTGGTGCCAGCGGCTGGCGTCGTGGGGCGAGCGGGAGTGGTTCGGCCCCAACCAGGCGCTGGTGTTCTCCCGCATCCATGCCGACCGCGCCAATTTCCGTGCCGCGCTGGAGTTCTGCCTCGAATCCGATCCGGCCGCCGGCCTCCGGCTGGCCGGCACCCTGTGGTTCTACTGGATCGGCTGCGGGGTGTTCGCCGAGGGCCGTCGCTGGCTCGACGCCCTGCTGCGGCTTCCCTTTCGTGGCGTCGAGCGGCACAAGGCGTTATGGGTCAACGGATACGTTGCCACCTTGCAGGGCGACACCGAAGCCGCCGTTGGTCTGCTCGACGAGTGTCGGGCCCAGTCCGACGACTTCGTGGCGCTGGCCTACGCCACCTATGTCCGTGGCGCCGCTGCCGTCTTCGACGACGACCTGACCACCGGCTCCGACCTGCTCGCCGAGGCCAACCACGCCCTGACCCGCCTCGGCGAGCTCGACAGCAACGTCGTCATGACCAAGGTCGCCCTGGCGATCACCGCCGCCTTCGCCGGCGATCTTCCCTCCGCCGTCGCGCTGGCCCAGGAGGCCCACGCCGTCGCCGAGCACCACGGCGAGCAGTGGGCCCTCGCCTACGCCCACTACGTGCTCGCCTTCGCCGCCTGCCTCCAGGGAGCGTTGGCTCAGGCCATCGCCCACGCCAAGAAGTGTCTCGCCGTCAAGCAGACCTTCAACGACCTGCTCGGCATCGCCGTCTCCGTTGAGCTTCTGGCTCTGCTCGCCACCATGTCCGGCGACCCCGACCGCGCCGCCACCCTGTTGGGCGCCGCCGCCAACATCTGGCCGCGTGTCGGCGTGCCGTTGTTCGGCTCCCGCAACTTCGCCGCTCCCCACGAGCAGTGCGAACAGCTTGCCCGCCAAGCCCTCGGCGACCGCCGGTTCGAGCTGGCCTTCGTTGCCGGCACCCGCCTGTCCATCGACCAGGCCGTGGCCACGGCCCTGAACTCCGGCGAGTCACGCTCTGGAGCACACCGAATGTAGGTTTCGGGCATATGCCTCAGACTTACATTCGGTCTGCCTGAGAGCGTGACTCGCGAGGGTTGGAGCGGGCCAGTAGGGCGGCGTCGACGACCCGGTCGGCGAAGGAGTGGTCGATGGGGGCGTGCCCGGTGAGCAGCCGGTAGTGCAGCGGCGCGAACACGAGGTCCAGCACCAGATCCGCATCGCCGTCCGTGATCAGCGCCCGCAGCGGCTCGCGCCGGGGCTCGAACCAGTGCTCGCGCAGTGCCGCACCCAGCTCCGGATCCTGCTGCGCGGCCCCGATGAGCTCACGCAGCAACGTGCCGAGCCGCGTGCCGACGTAGAGGTCGACGAAGTGCCGGGCGTGGGCGCGCAACGCCTCCGCCAGGCCGACCGGGTTGCCGAGCGGCGGAGTGCTGCGCGCACGGGCCAGGAAGGCCTCCAGCGCAACGGCATTCTTGTTCGGCCACCAGCGGTAGATGGTGCGCTTGCCGACGCCCGCCTGCGCGGCGATGGCGTCGACGCTGACGGCCGGCCAGCCCCCGTCGACGAGAAGTTGCCACGTGGCGTCCAGAATCGCCTGGTGCACCTGGGGATTGCGGCGCGACTGGTCAGGCACGGCCGTTCACCTCCGCGATCCGCTCCACCAGCTCGGCGTACGGCTCGTCCCACGGATCCTTCAAACCGAAGCCCCGCTGCGGATTCTCCACGTAGCTGCACCAGTGCCAGCCGAGGATCCAGTCCTCGGCGGCGAACGTCGTCGCCAGCAGTTCGTAGCCGTCGGCCCGCGCCGCCTGGTCCGGCTCGCTGCCGGTCCGATGTGGACTCATCGTCGTCGGGCACCAGTTCCCCGTGTCCGCGATCAGCACCGGCAGCCCGGTTCGTTCGTGCCACCGGCCGATCGTCTCCATCGCCGGCTCCACCTTGCGGCCCGGGAACGTCTGCACCGACAACACATCCACATGTTCCGCCGCCGCGTCCAGCACCGCCTCCGGCGCACCGGCCTTGGTGCCGTACCGGTCCCCGAGGATCAGGTGGTTCGGGTCGTGCCGCCGTATCGCCTCCGTCGCCACCCGGTAGTACGCCTGCGCCACCTCTCTCAGCGGCCCTGCCCACCCTCTCCCGCTGTGATGCCCCTCCCACGCCGGCCCGTCCACCAGGAAGTACCCGAGCAGCAACGGATCGTCCGGGCGGCAGATCGTGCGGGCCAGGTGGTCGCAGTACTCGGCGAAGTCCCGCGACCGCGGGTCCCGGTACGCCGGATGTCCGTTCCAGCTCTCGATTTCCGCCACCCGCAACGCCAGCGTGTACGGCATTCCGGCGCCGGCGAGGTCGTCGCCGGGGATGCCGGCGGAGTGTGGCAGGTCCACCGGCGTGCCCGAGGTGCCCAGGCCGGTGCCGCTGACGTACTCCGGCGTCCAGCCGATCGTGGTGAAGCCCCACGAGCGCAGGTCCGGCACGAGCCCCTCGCGCAGCCAGCGCCGCCGCGAACCGCCGTACCGCGAGCGCCAGACCTCCAGATTGTGCGGGTAGCGCAGGTTGGTGTCGTCGGCGTGCGAGATCCCGATGGACCGGAACGGGCGGCCGTCCGGCGAGGTCAGCCGGCCGTCGACGAGTCTGAACATGGCACTGAGGATACGAACCGGTTCGTCTCCCCGCAAATCCTCTGGCGCAGATTTCTACCAACTGGTAGAGATTTGGGGTGACGGCGGTCACCGACACCGAGGAGTTGGGATGAGCGAGCTTTCCGTGCAGCTGTACACGGTCCGCGACAAGTTCGCGGAGGATCCGGCCGCCGTGCTGGCGCGGCTGGCCGAGATCGGGTTCGAGCACGTGGAGCCGTACGGCGTGCTCGAGAACGTCGAGACGCTGCGCAAGGGCCTGCCGGCCAACGGGCTGACCGCGCCGACCGCGCACGCCCGGCTGATCGGCGCGGACCAGCAGGCGGTGTTCGCCGCGGCGGCCGAGCTGGGCATCGACGTGGTGATCGACCCCTTCGTCGGCGCCGAGCACTGGCAGAACGCCGACGACATCGGCGCCACCGCCGACGCGCTGAACGCCGCCGCGAAGCTCGCCGCCGAGCACGGCGTGCGCGTCGGCTACCACAACCACTGGTGGGAGCTGCAGTCCCGGCTCGACGGCCGCAGCGCCTTCGAGGTGTTCGCCGACCAGCTCGACCCCGCGCTCGTGCTCGAGGTCGACACGTACTGGGCGACCGCAGGCGGCGAGAACGCGCCGGAGCTGCTGCGCCGGCTCGGTGACCGGGTGCGGGCCATCCACGTCAAGGACGGCGGCCTGAACACCGACGCCACCGGCCAGGTTCCCGCCGGCCAGGGCCAGGTACCGGTGGCCGAGGTGCTCGCCGCGGCGCCGCAGGCGCTGCGCGTCGTCGAGTTCGACGCGTACGACGGCGACATCTACGAGGGCATCACCGCCAGCCGCGCCTTCGTGCTCGGGCTCGAGCCGTGACCGGGCCCATGGGCGTCGGCGTGATCGGCGCCGGCGTCATCAGCGACACGTACCTGACCAACCTCACCAGCTTCCCCGACGTGCGGGTCCTCGCCGTCGCCGACCTCGACACCACCCGCGCCGCCGCCCAGGCGGCCAAGTTCGGCGTGCCGCGCTCCGGCACGGTCGTGGAGCTGCTCGCCGACCCCGCCATCGAGCTGGTCGTCAACCTGACCGTGCCCAGTGCCCACGTCGACGTCGGGCTGGCGGCGCTGGAGTCCGGCAAGCACGTGTGGGCCGAGAAGCCGCTCGCCCTGGACCGCCAGACGGGGCGGAAGCTGTTGGACCGGGCCCGGGAACGCGGCCTTCGCGTCGCCAGCGCGCCCGACACCGTCCTCGGCGCCGGGCTGCAGACCGCCCGCCGGGCCATCGACGCCGGCGCCATCGGCACCCCGCTGTCCGCGCTCGCCCTGTTCCAGGTGCCGGGTCCGGAGCTCTGGCACCCCTCGCCGGAGTTCCTCTACCAGCCCGGCGCCGGTCCGCTGCTCGACATGGGGCCGTACTACCTGACCACGCTCATCCAGCTGTTCGGTCCCATCCGGCGCGTCACCGGGGCCGGCGCCCGGGCCCGGGAGCGCCGGGTGATCGCCACCGGTCCCAAGGCCGGCACCGAATTCCCGGTGGACGTCCTCACCAACGTCACCGCGCTGATCGAGTTCGAACGCGGCGGCTCCGCCCAGGTCGTGTTCAGCTTCGACTCCGACCTGGTCCGCCGTGGGCTGCTGGAGGTCACCGGCAGTGCCGGCAGCGCCGTGCTGCCCGACCCCAACAGGTTCACCGGCAGCACCGTCCTGCATCTCGGCGCCGACCCCGAAGAGCTAGCCCCGCAAGGACATTCGGCGGAGCGTGGCACCGGCGCCCTGGAGTTGGCCCGCGCGATCCGTGCTGGCGTCCCGGAACGGGCCTCCGGCGAGCTCGCCTACCACGTCCTCGACGCCATGCTGGCCGTCGAGGAGTCGATCACGTTGCAGCATTCGGTGGAGGTGACCAGCACGGTGGAGGTGCCGCCCGCGCTGCCGGCGGAGTGGGATCCGCACGCCGCCACCCTGTGAGTCGCGTATCACGGTGGCCGTAGGCCCCGTTCGTGCGTGACCGTATGGCCGGCGACCCATCGCCATCCACGCGCGAGGCGGGGGTGAAGTGGCCGGGGCAGCCGTTCGGCCAGCCCCGGCCCGTCGGGCCAGCCGCCGCAGTGCGGCGAGACGCCGCTGGCGTGTGCGACACACTCGTACCCGTGGTGGACATGTAGTGGGCATGCGCAACCCTTCCCGTGGCCCGTGCCGCGAGGCCCGCTTCACGTCGCTGTACGAGGCGGCATACGCCGATCTGCTCCGCTTCGCGCAGCGCCGAGTGCATGCCACTCACGCCGAGGACGTGGTCGCGGAGTCCTTTCTCGTGGCCTGGAGGCGCCTGGACGACCTCCCGTCGCGGCGGGACGACGCACGGGCCTGGCTCTTCGGCATCGCCCGCGGAGTCATCCTCAACACCCACCGCGGAGCGGAACGGCAGCGCGCACTCGCGGTGAAACTGGCGGACGTCCCGACCGGTTCCGCGGCCGACGCCGACGCGGACCTCGTCGCCCGTCAGATAGACATCTCCCGCGCGTGGCAACGGCTGTCCGACGTGCACCAGGAAGCGCTGGCTTTGGCCGTACTCGATGGACTCAACGCGCCACAGGCGGCCGCGGTCCTGGGCGTCTCACCCCTCGCGTTCCGGCTGCGGCTGAGCCGGGCCCGCCACGCGCTGCGGCTCAGCCTCGACCATCCGGCCGGCTCCCCGGCCACGCCTGTCCGCACCTACGGAAGGACGCCATCGTCATGACTCGAACCACCGACATGTTCGTCACGCTGCGGACCCTCGACCCCGCCGACGCCGATGTCGACCCGCACAACCCACGCGCCCGCGCCGAACTCGAGCGCATTCTGGCCGTCGATCCCACGCTGCCCCTGGATCACACCCGGGCGAAGGCTCGGCGCCGCCGTGGCGTTCGCCTGGTGGCCGCCACCGCAACGGTCGTCACCGCCGCGGCGGCCCTGGTCATCCTTCCGTCGCTGACGAACGGCGACCGCGCGTTCGCGTCGTGGACCAGCCGGCCGACCGGTCTGTCGGCACAGGCCGCCGCGGACGCGGGGACCGAATGCCGGGATGCCCAGCTGGATGGTCCCGGGGCCGGTCACCACGACGACCTCCAGCACACCGACACAGCCATCGCCGAACGGCGGGGCGAGTGGACCCTGGTGATCCTCGCCGGCGCCAACGGCTTCTCGGCCCTGTGCATCACCGATGAGTCGACCGTCCTGTTCCGGAGCTGGTTCGGTTCCCTCGGCACTCCGGTTGACCACGCCGCATCCGGTCCGCGTGACGTGGTGGCCACCGATCTGGGCACCGGCGCCATAGATGCCGGTGAGCTCTCGGTCGCCGCGGGGTACGCCGGCTCGGACGTGACCGGCGTGACGTACCACAGTGCCGGCCGCGGCCAAGTCGCGGCGACGGTCGCCAAGGGACGTTTCGCCCTTTGGCTGCCCGGCGACGAACTGAAGGACGCCAGCCGCGTGGGCGTCCAGGTCCAGGTGACCTACCGCGACGGCAGCACCGCTACGCGTCGACTCGACCTTCGATGATCGGCCGATGATCGCACCGCAACCCCGACCGACCGGCGCCGAACCGGGTACTGCTTCGTGGCGAACCTCGCCGAGGGGTCAGGCGGACAGGCGGCGGGCGATGGCCGGGATCACGATCGTGGCGGCGACCACGTGAGTCAGCATCAGCAGGGCCTTGGTGGAGGTGGACGCGTCCGCGAGCACATCCGGCACCAGGGACAACGCGGTGAGCGCAATCGTGGCGCGGACGAACACCGGGCGCGGGCGGCGAGCCGTGCGGGCCAGCACGAGGGCGAGCACCAGGCCCACCACCGAGCAGATGGCGGTCAGCACGGCGAACCCCGGCACCGGGATCGGCTCACCGCCGACGGCGAGGCTGATCCCGGCGGCCTCGCCCGCCGCGGCGACGGCCGCGGTCGCCACGGCGGCGACGGCGGTGGCGGTCAGGCCGCCGATGACCAGCGGCT includes these proteins:
- the hsaD gene encoding 4,5:9,10-diseco-3-hydroxy-5,9,17-trioxoandrosta-1(10),2-diene-4-oate hydrolase encodes the protein MTYTEKCQIRLHFHEAGAGKPLVLLHGGGPGASAWSNFGRNIPVFAKHFRVIAPDQPGFGLSDKPTEHGQYFTHSADALKALLDELGVDKADLLGNSLGGGTAVRFALKYPDRAGRLVLMAPGGLGLNVFAPDPTEGVKRLGAFGASPTRDALKAFLKTLVFDQKMITDELVDERFEYAKQPESLKAMAAMGASFSRPDTFEEGMLWREAHRLRQRVLLVWGREDRVNPLDGALVALKLIRRAQLHVFGGCGHWAQLEKFDEFNRLAIDFLSED
- the hsaC gene encoding iron-dependent extradiol dioxygenase HsaC, yielding MGIRSLGYLRIEATDVPAWREYGLKVLGMVEGRGSDPEALYLRMDDFPARLVIFPGERDRLAQAGWEVANEGELAEVAAALDAAGVAVEKASDADLADRKVAGLIRFDDPSGNTLEVFHGAALQHRRVVSPYGHTFVTGEQGLGHVVLSTRDDEEALHFYRDVLGFKLRDSMRLPPQLVGRPADGPPAWLRFFGCNPRHHSLAFLPMPTPSGIVHLMIEVGNADDVGLAMDRAARRKVPMSATLGRHVNDLMLSFYMKTPGGFDVEFGTEGRQVEDETWIARESTAVSLWGHDFGVGSR
- the hsaB gene encoding 3-hydroxy-9,10-secoandrosta-1,3,5(10)-triene-9,17-dione monooxygenase reductase subunit; the protein is MDRFRTVLGHFCTGVTVVTTIAGDVPVGFACQSFAALSLDPPLVLFCPDRRSGTWPAIRDSGVFCVNVLAEDQREVSRLFGTRGADRFSGTAWRPSPGGCPVLDGVLTWIDCKVEDVHDAGDHHMVVGRVTELGECRDGQPLLFYRGAYAATDSRYPVDGELDNLLTWSRSADWL
- a CDS encoding cytochrome P450, whose translation is MTEMLETDLPSFPMARECPMHPPAEYREIRKQEPVSRVRMPDGQIAWLVTGHELSRQLLADPRVSSDRLHPNFPLALTTEQRKAFQDNNRLNFRRSMIGLDAPQHGVHRKMLISEFSVRRIASMRPRIQEIVDQSIDDLLAAEQPADLVEHISLAVPSLVICELLGVPYEQRHGFHEWTRKLISRTTSGVERREAAEALNDFLDDLVTRKEQGEPTDDVIGRLIARNRETPVMTHEEIVGTAILLLIAGHETTANMISLGTVALLENPEQKAQIVADSSLLPSAIEEMLRYFTIVESATARVATADIELGGVTIRKDEGVIVSGLAADWDETVFEHPDQLDFTRGARHHVAFGYGVHQCLGQNLARLELEIVFETLFRRVPTLALAVPAADLPYKDDAGIYGIYRVPVHF
- a CDS encoding ferredoxin; amino-acid sequence: MHITADRERCVGAGQCVLAAPAVFDQDDDGLVAPLTLDPGSGEQEAVRQAVNVCPSAAIWIDKE
- a CDS encoding BTAD domain-containing putative transcriptional regulator — protein: MSDDIRVRVLGPVEIAGPHGPVALRGRGHRTLLARLALRPGQPVASSALIDALWDHAPPTAPKTLRSHVAHMRRDLRAADVLNMIVTRDPGYLLRIPPFSVDVVRFESLARRGRQALSGGDHRAAADQLQAALALWRGDALGDCRQGQWVRQEAARLGDARLDAQEDLIGAELALGRHGEVLGELSGLVVTHPFRERLWELLMLALYRSGRQAEALAAFRRARSTLVEQLGVEPGTRLRQLETAILAEEPVQEPPVSLQAVVSGLPAELTSFVGREEELAKLGGMFAGGRLVTLVGTGGVGKSRLALRCAGQLGASVHGGVRLVELAGLRDRALVPHAVAEALGVRDQSGRPLADVLVDVLRDQDVLVVLDNCEHLLDACADFVSALLRGCPRLLMLVTSRQPLGVEGEQVLIVPPMPVEHAAMRLFAERARAVVADFAVTADNVRVVESLCRLLDGIPLAIELATLVLRTLSPEQILSRLDDRFALLSGARRGVMARHQTMRAAVEWSFELCTPAERQLWSQLSVFAGSFDLEAVEQVCDGDFAQVARLVDKSVLSSRTVRGVVRYRLLETLRQFGAERLLADGCTESLRRKHLVWCQRLASWGEREWFGPNQALVFSRIHADRANFRAALEFCLESDPAAGLRLAGTLWFYWIGCGVFAEGRRWLDALLRLPFRGVERHKALWVNGYVATLQGDTEAAVGLLDECRAQSDDFVALAYATYVRGAAAVFDDDLTTGSDLLAEANHALTRLGELDSNVVMTKVALAITAAFAGDLPSAVALAQEAHAVAEHHGEQWALAYAHYVLAFAACLQGALAQAIAHAKKCLAVKQTFNDLLGIAVSVELLALLATMSGDPDRAATLLGAAANIWPRVGVPLFGSRNFAAPHEQCEQLARQALGDRRFELAFVAGTRLSIDQAVATALNSGESRSGAHRM
- a CDS encoding TetR/AcrR family transcriptional regulator, giving the protein MPDQSRRNPQVHQAILDATWQLLVDGGWPAVSVDAIAAQAGVGKRTIYRWWPNKNAVALEAFLARARSTPPLGNPVGLAEALRAHARHFVDLYVGTRLGTLLRELIGAAQQDPELGAALREHWFEPRREPLRALITDGDADLVLDLVFAPLHYRLLTGHAPIDHSFADRVVDAALLARSNPRESRSQADRM
- a CDS encoding agarase, with translation MFRLVDGRLTSPDGRPFRSIGISHADDTNLRYPHNLEVWRSRYGGSRRRWLREGLVPDLRSWGFTTIGWTPEYVSGTGLGTSGTPVDLPHSAGIPGDDLAGAGMPYTLALRVAEIESWNGHPAYRDPRSRDFAEYCDHLARTICRPDDPLLLGYFLVDGPAWEGHHSGRGWAGPLREVAQAYYRVATEAIRRHDPNHLILGDRYGTKAGAPEAVLDAAAEHVDVLSVQTFPGRKVEPAMETIGRWHERTGLPVLIADTGNWCPTTMSPHRTGSEPDQAARADGYELLATTFAAEDWILGWHWCSYVENPQRGFGLKDPWDEPYAELVERIAEVNGRA
- a CDS encoding sugar phosphate isomerase/epimerase family protein, whose protein sequence is MSELSVQLYTVRDKFAEDPAAVLARLAEIGFEHVEPYGVLENVETLRKGLPANGLTAPTAHARLIGADQQAVFAAAAELGIDVVIDPFVGAEHWQNADDIGATADALNAAAKLAAEHGVRVGYHNHWWELQSRLDGRSAFEVFADQLDPALVLEVDTYWATAGGENAPELLRRLGDRVRAIHVKDGGLNTDATGQVPAGQGQVPVAEVLAAAPQALRVVEFDAYDGDIYEGITASRAFVLGLEP